CACCATCGTCCCGGCATTTCACCGCCCGGTACAGGAACTGCTCCTGTCCGGCCTTTTCCCACGGGCATACGCCCTCAGCATCCAGACTCGTTTCCGGGATTCTCCGCCGCCGCGCAGGTCGGCGCACCCGCACCTCCTGCGCCGGCCGCAGCCCTGCGGCCACGGACTCGCCTCCCGGCAGAAAAACGGATTTTCGGATACCGGGATTCCCGGCATCCGAAAATATTACCAGCTTGCTTTCTTCACGCCGGGAATCAGGCCCTTCGAAGCCATCTCGCGGAACTGGATACGGCTGATGCCGAACAGGCGGATGTAGCCTTTGGGACGGCCCGTGATCTTGCAGCGGTTGTGCTGGCGGATGGGGTTCGAGTTGCGGGGCAGTTTCGACAGTGCGATCCAAGCCTCCTCGTGATCCATCTCACCGCTCTTCACCTTGGCAGCAATCTCCTCGCGCTTGTGAGCATAGCGGTTTGCGAGTTTCACGCGTTTTACCTCGCGTGCCTTCATTGACTCTTTTGCCATAGCTTATTGATTCTTTTTAGCGTTTTTGAAAGGGAGGCCGAATTCGCGGAGCAGGGCATACGCCTCCTCGTCGGTCTTGGCCGTGGTAACGAACGTAATCTCCATACCGAAGATCTTGGTGATCTTATCGATGTCGATCTCCGGGAAGATGATCTGCTCGGTGATGCCGAGGGTATAGTTACCCTGGCCGTCGAACTTCTCATTGATACCCTTGAAATCGCGGATACGGGGAAGTGCCACGGCGATCAGGCGCTGGAGGAATTCGTACATCTTCGTATCGCGCAGCGTCACGCGCACGCCGATCGGCATGCCCTTGCGCAGCTTGAAGTTGGAGATGTCCTTGCGCGAACGCGTCTGCACGGCTTTCTGACCCGTGATCTGCGTCAGCTCGGCCTCGGCCACGTCGATGAGTTTCTTATCGGCGACAGCCTGTCCCATACCCTGGTTGATAACGATCTTCGTGAGCTTCGGGCACTGCATAACGCTCGAGTAACCGAACTCCTTCATAAGGGCAGCTACGATCTGCTCCTTATACTGTGTCTTGAGTGTAGGTACGTATGCCATTATTTGATCTCCTCCCCTGACTTTTTAGCGTAACGGACTAATTTACCTTTTGCATTGAGCCTGCGACCGACTTTGGTGGGTTTACCGCCTTTGGGGTCGAGCACCTGCAGGTTCGATACGTGGATCGGCGCTTCTTTCTCGACGATACCACCCTGGGGGTTCTGCGCATTGGGTTTGGTGGCCTTCTTGCAAAGGTTCACCCCCTCGACGATGGCACGCTGCTTTTCAGCTTCGACCTTCAGGACTTTGCCCTGCTGGCCCTTGTTGTCACCGGCGATGACCTGCACCATATCCCCTTTCTTAATATGTAATTTCACTGACATATCCGAAATTGTTTTTATGATTACAATACTTCG
This Alistipes onderdonkii DNA region includes the following protein-coding sequences:
- the rpsN gene encoding 30S ribosomal protein S14, translating into MAKESMKAREVKRVKLANRYAHKREEIAAKVKSGEMDHEEAWIALSKLPRNSNPIRQHNRCKITGRPKGYIRLFGISRIQFREMASKGLIPGVKKASW
- the rplE gene encoding 50S ribosomal protein L5, translated to MAYVPTLKTQYKEQIVAALMKEFGYSSVMQCPKLTKIVINQGMGQAVADKKLIDVAEAELTQITGQKAVQTRSRKDISNFKLRKGMPIGVRVTLRDTKMYEFLQRLIAVALPRIRDFKGINEKFDGQGNYTLGITEQIIFPEIDIDKITKIFGMEITFVTTAKTDEEAYALLREFGLPFKNAKKNQ
- the rplX gene encoding 50S ribosomal protein L24; this encodes MSVKLHIKKGDMVQVIAGDNKGQQGKVLKVEAEKQRAIVEGVNLCKKATKPNAQNPQGGIVEKEAPIHVSNLQVLDPKGGKPTKVGRRLNAKGKLVRYAKKSGEEIK